The Epinephelus fuscoguttatus linkage group LG19, E.fuscoguttatus.final_Chr_v1 genome contains the following window.
AGCACCGTATCACTGATCTCACAGGCTTGATCAGATCCTGATAACAGGTGTCATACTCTAAATATGCTGAGTGCAAACTTTCGGAATAATCGCTACTTCTCACTTATCCTCTGTCCTTGTTTCCTCACTGTTTACTCTCCTGTGAACAttgtctccatggtgatattTATTATAGACTTACCTTTCCCCTTATTCTCATGTCTCCTTCCAGCTCATGTTTGATAAACAGCAGATGGTAGAATATACGTGGTCTGCTTTGATATCTTTAATCTTTGAATGCAACTGTAACCACTTTTCCTTCATCCTTTGTTTTACAGCAATCCGTCACCATACCTCACCCCACTATAGCCAACGAAACCATCTCGGTCCCACCTGGCTTGACTACCTTCCAGGATCCCTTCTTCATCGTAGAGACGGTCTGCATCATCTGGTTCTCCTTTGAGCTCATCGTGCGCTTCACCTGTGCTCCGAGCAAGGTGCACTTCTTCAAAGACGTGATGAACACCATCGACTTCTTCGCCATCATTCCCTATTTTGTCACCCTGGGCACGGAGCTGACCAAGGACAAAGACGCGCAGCCGTCCGTGTCTCTGGCACTCATCAGGGTCATCAGGCTGGTGAGGGTCTTCAGGATCTTCAAGCTCTCTCGTCACTCCAAGGGCCTCCAGATCCTGGGCCAGACACTGAAGGCCAGCCTCAGAGAGCTGGCCCTgctcatcttcttcctcttcattgGAGTCATACTCTTTTCTAGTGCCGTCTACTTTGCAGAGGTGGACAGTCCTAACACGTCGTTCACCAGCATCCCTGAGGCATTCTGGTGGGCTGTGGTATCCATGACAACAGTCGGCTATGGGGACATGTACCCGGAGACGGTCGGGGGGAAGCTGGTGGGCTCCATGTGCGCCATCGCCGGCGTGCTCACCATTTCTCTGCCTGTGCCTGTCATTGTGTCCAACTTCAGCTATTTCTACCACCGTGAGATGGAGTGTGAGGACACGACAGAGTACAACCATGTCGCCACATCACTCTGGGACAAAGAGGACGATGAAGAGGGGGAAGATGAGGAAGGAGATGACGAGGGGCATGAACACATGGGAGATTATGTGCCCTTGTATGGGCAGGACAGCAGGGGTATCTGCCCACCGCTCAATGGGACTATCCTAGCAGGACTTTGTGCCGGACAGGAAGCTGGTTATCAGAGAGGGATAAACTTTTACCTCAAAGAACCTCTGGTCACTCAGGTTTGACAGAGAGCAGGGCGGACATGTAATGCTGCCTCACTTAAAGAAGAAGAGAGTGCAACGATGGAAAGATTCTGGTAGAATGATACAGGAGACTTGGACTGATATAAGCTCTACTTTGTTACTTTTGTGacttttgcatgtttttgcatGATAATATTTGACTCATTGATTTACAGCAAGAATCTATtttcttaataaataaataaaaactctgCAGGTCATTAGACAAAATTTACTGCTGTGTTAAAGACATGTCCAGGCGTTATCCTCTATCCagctcaattaaaaaaaacattctacCTGCTGCCAGTAGTGTCCCCAAAATTTTTTCaaaggggtggccagatgggccactgaaaatcttgggggtGGGACagtaaaaccaaaagccataaatGAATTTCAACGCTGTCAAGGctaaaactatgtcaatatggagagttaTGGAATGGCAGTAATTAGCTGATGTGCAGGGACTAAAACCAGCACAGTTTACATTTTGAGTCACACAACAATCCTGTTATAATGTTTTATCTATCTGTACATGTTCGGcaataggctggttgtccttttccttaaaaaggaAACATACTGCTTTAATTCAAAGGAgcacattgattgtaaggaacaaaacatttactgaggACACGCCTTCTGAGGTTTAGGGGAGACTCGTGGGTACCCAtacaacccattttcattcaggtaCCTGAAGTCTGTAGCATTACGCCTCCTTCCCGACAAGCTCAGTCGACACGGTTGgcaccaatggatgccttagatTGTCTTGTTTCATGAGACACCATTAGGgtagcttaaaaaatgagcaCAGCTATTAAAGACGGTAATAT
Protein-coding sequences here:
- the kcna7 gene encoding potassium voltage-gated channel subfamily A member 7, whose translation is MDNQDKGGGKGREGGGQTKDKQKAEDVDDVEKKTKDKQNKLEKESNGEVKKHNRRHMRNGWAVKERLVINVSGMRYETQLRTLAQFPDSLLGDPLRRSRYFDPTRNELFLDRSRVCFDAILYFYQSGGRLRRPANVPLDMFLEELRFYELGEEIIDHYKADEGFPKEEERPLPTNELQRRLWMLFEYPESSSGARIIAIISVMVIVISILIFCLETLPEFRLEKEQREQSVTIPHPTIANETISVPPGLTTFQDPFFIVETVCIIWFSFELIVRFTCAPSKVHFFKDVMNTIDFFAIIPYFVTLGTELTKDKDAQPSVSLALIRVIRLVRVFRIFKLSRHSKGLQILGQTLKASLRELALLIFFLFIGVILFSSAVYFAEVDSPNTSFTSIPEAFWWAVVSMTTVGYGDMYPETVGGKLVGSMCAIAGVLTISLPVPVIVSNFSYFYHREMECEDTTEYNHVATSLWDKEDDEEGEDEEGDDEGHEHMGDYVPLYGQDSRGICPPLNGTILAGLCAGQEAGYQRGINFYLKEPLVTQV